A stretch of Treponema vincentii F0403 DNA encodes these proteins:
- the modA gene encoding molybdate ABC transporter substrate-binding protein — MKKTIVALLIGSIIFAPLCAGGSKENAAPAKKTEILISAAASLTNCIQDLSAMYTEKNPQVTITSNFGASGALQQQIEQGAPADIFFSAGIKQMNALKEKGMMLDSSVKNILENKVVLITPKNAATVASFEALAGDSVKKIGVGEPKSVPVGQYTEQVFQNLGLTDKVASKLVLAKDVREVLSWVETGNVDAGVVYETDAKISKDVTICATAPENSHKKVIYPIGVVKASTHAAEAQKFVDFLFSDAAREVFARYGFTVL, encoded by the coding sequence ATGAAGAAAACTATTGTAGCGCTGCTTATCGGCAGCATCATATTTGCCCCGCTTTGTGCGGGAGGTAGCAAAGAAAATGCCGCCCCTGCCAAAAAGACTGAAATTCTGATTTCGGCAGCAGCCAGCCTTACAAACTGTATTCAAGATCTTTCGGCCATGTATACCGAAAAAAATCCGCAGGTAACCATCACCTCGAATTTCGGTGCATCGGGAGCTTTGCAGCAGCAGATTGAACAGGGCGCACCTGCAGACATTTTCTTTTCCGCCGGTATCAAGCAGATGAATGCACTGAAGGAAAAGGGCATGATGCTCGATTCAAGCGTAAAGAACATCCTCGAGAATAAAGTTGTTCTGATTACCCCGAAAAACGCGGCAACCGTTGCGTCTTTTGAAGCACTCGCCGGAGATTCCGTAAAGAAAATCGGCGTCGGCGAACCGAAATCAGTACCGGTCGGGCAGTACACCGAACAGGTTTTTCAGAACCTCGGCCTTACCGATAAGGTTGCTTCCAAGCTTGTCCTCGCAAAGGATGTTCGCGAAGTTCTTTCGTGGGTTGAAACGGGCAATGTCGATGCGGGTGTCGTATACGAAACCGATGCGAAGATCAGCAAAGATGTTACCATCTGCGCCACCGCTCCGGAAAACAGCCATAAAAAGGTTATCTATCCGATCGGCGTTGTAAAGGCAAGCACGCACGCAGCCGAAGCTCAAAAATTCGTCGACTTCCTGTTCTCCGATGCTGCACGGGAAGTATTTGCACGCTACGGATTTACCGTTCTGTAA
- a CDS encoding MogA/MoaB family molybdenum cofactor biosynthesis protein, with product MPVTDTSLTAGSTVAGDEAAAGNVRTDRGAQNDSTVRYRAAVICASDRCFQGVRKDESIPIIAEILSGQGYEITASAVLPDEYEALRAAMMSIADENSADLIITTGGTGLAPRDITPEATVAVIDRAVPGIPEAMRAESMKITPHGMLSRGIAGIRKRTLIINLPGSPKAARENLACVLPALDHALLVLTGGTQDCAAAEANISKKRL from the coding sequence ATGCCCGTAACCGATACATCCCTGACTGCCGGAAGCACGGTTGCCGGGGATGAAGCCGCTGCCGGTAATGTCCGAACCGATAGAGGCGCCCAAAACGACAGCACCGTCCGGTATAGAGCCGCCGTTATCTGTGCGTCCGACCGGTGTTTTCAGGGGGTGCGCAAAGATGAAAGCATCCCTATAATAGCCGAAATACTTTCCGGTCAAGGATATGAGATTACCGCTTCTGCGGTACTTCCCGACGAATACGAAGCGCTGCGGGCGGCGATGATGAGCATAGCCGATGAAAACAGCGCCGATCTGATTATTACGACGGGCGGAACGGGGCTGGCTCCCCGCGATATAACCCCCGAAGCGACCGTTGCGGTTATCGACCGCGCCGTTCCCGGTATTCCCGAAGCGATGCGTGCGGAAAGCATGAAAATAACACCGCATGGAATGCTTTCCCGCGGTATTGCAGGCATACGGAAACGTACGCTGATTATCAACCTTCCCGGAAGTCCCAAGGCGGCAAGGGAAAATCTTGCCTGTGTTTTGCCCGCCTTGGATCACGCTCTTTTGGTGCTTACCGGCGGCACGCAGGACTGCGCTGCTGCCGAAGCAAATATATCTAAGAAGCGCCTCTAA
- a CDS encoding molybdopterin-binding protein: protein MKEISLSEAVGHVLCHDLTQIIVGVSKDARFRKGHIVTEEDIPVLRSMGKEHLFVWEKTENLLHEDEGAEVLATAAMGANLEKTAPKEGKIELKATVDGMLKIDTDRLFAINKLGKVMIATQRNYVPLKKGQTAAGMRVIPLLIEKEKMAEVAAIADASNPLMSVIPYSVKTCTILVTGHEVLTGVIKDTFAPVVQAKLADYGVETLKTVNTGDDVETITAEIQKAVQAGSDMVLCTGGMSVDPDDKTPAAIRASGARIVSYGAPVLPGAMMLLAYAGDVPIAGLPGCVMYAKRTVFDRLLPRILARDPITVEDIALLGEGGLCP, encoded by the coding sequence ATGAAAGAAATATCGCTTTCCGAGGCAGTCGGGCATGTATTGTGCCACGACCTTACTCAGATTATCGTAGGAGTGTCGAAGGATGCCCGATTTAGAAAGGGGCACATCGTAACCGAGGAGGATATTCCGGTGCTCCGCTCGATGGGCAAAGAGCATCTGTTTGTCTGGGAAAAGACCGAAAACCTGCTGCACGAGGACGAAGGGGCGGAGGTGCTTGCCACGGCGGCGATGGGGGCAAATCTGGAAAAGACCGCTCCCAAAGAAGGCAAGATCGAGCTGAAGGCAACGGTTGACGGTATGCTGAAAATCGATACCGATCGGCTTTTTGCAATCAACAAGCTCGGTAAGGTGATGATTGCAACGCAGCGCAATTATGTGCCGCTCAAGAAGGGGCAAACGGCGGCGGGAATGCGGGTTATTCCGCTCCTTATCGAAAAAGAAAAAATGGCCGAGGTTGCTGCAATCGCTGATGCTTCCAATCCGCTGATGTCCGTCATCCCTTACAGTGTTAAAACTTGTACCATTCTGGTAACCGGACATGAAGTCTTGACAGGGGTGATTAAGGATACGTTCGCACCGGTTGTTCAGGCAAAACTGGCGGATTACGGCGTGGAAACACTCAAAACGGTGAATACCGGAGACGATGTTGAAACCATTACGGCGGAGATACAAAAGGCCGTACAGGCTGGTTCCGATATGGTGCTCTGCACGGGGGGCATGAGCGTCGACCCCGATGATAAAACCCCCGCCGCCATCCGCGCAAGCGGCGCGCGCATTGTCAGCTACGGTGCGCCCGTCCTTCCCGGCGCGATGATGCTGTTAGCCTACGCGGGCGATGTTCCCATCGCGGGGCTTCCCGGCTGTGTAATGTATGCCAAGCGCACCGTCTTTGACCGGCTGCTGCCGCGTATCCTTGCCCGCGACCCCATTACCGTTGAAGATATTGCGCTCTTGGGAGAGGGCGGCTTATGCCCGTAA
- a CDS encoding flagellin, whose protein sequence is MIINHNMSAMFAQRTVGQTNVSTQKNIEKLSSGLRINRAGDDASGLAVSEKMRSQIRGLNRASANAQDGISFIQVAEAYLQETTDVMQRIRELSVQSSNGIYSAEDRLYIQVEVSQLVAEVDRIASHAQFNGMNMLTGRFARETGENTVTASMWFHIGANMDQRVRAYVGTMTAKALGVRDIGDESILTIDTPETANRAIGTLDEAIKKINKQRADLGAYQNRLEMSVVGINVAAENLQASESRIRDVDMAKEMVEYTRNQILTQSGTAMLAQANQQTQSVMSLLR, encoded by the coding sequence ATGATCATTAATCACAACATGAGCGCTATGTTTGCACAGAGAACTGTTGGACAGACCAACGTATCTACTCAGAAAAACATAGAAAAACTTTCATCCGGTTTACGCATCAATCGTGCAGGAGATGATGCTTCCGGCTTAGCAGTTTCCGAAAAAATGCGAAGCCAAATCCGCGGCTTAAACAGAGCAAGTGCCAACGCTCAAGACGGCATTTCCTTTATTCAAGTTGCAGAAGCCTATCTGCAGGAAACAACTGATGTTATGCAGCGCATCCGTGAATTAAGCGTTCAGTCTTCAAACGGTATTTACAGTGCCGAAGACCGCTTGTACATCCAGGTTGAAGTATCTCAGCTTGTTGCTGAAGTTGACCGGATCGCAAGTCACGCACAGTTCAACGGTATGAATATGCTTACCGGCCGTTTCGCTCGTGAAACAGGAGAGAACACTGTTACCGCTTCTATGTGGTTCCATATCGGCGCCAACATGGATCAGCGCGTACGTGCGTATGTCGGTACAATGACCGCCAAAGCACTCGGTGTTCGCGACATTGGTGACGAATCGATTCTTACTATCGATACGCCTGAAACAGCAAACCGTGCAATCGGTACCCTTGATGAAGCCATCAAGAAGATCAACAAGCAGCGGGCTGATCTCGGTGCATACCAGAACAGACTCGAAATGAGTGTTGTGGGTATCAACGTTGCAGCGGAAAATCTCCAAGCTTCGGAATCACGCATACGTGATGTTGACATGGCTAAGGAGATGGTCGAATACACCAGAAACCAGATCTTGACGCAGTCCGGTACGGCAATGCTTGCGCAAGCTAACCAGCAGACACAAAGCGTGATGTCGCTGTTGCGCTAA
- a CDS encoding 2-hydroxyacyl-CoA dehydratase, with the protein MVVADIHGIRPAELVAFQKKGGKVVGSFCIHVPDEVVIAGGAIEGLPYLHIESDYSQGDAGQFATRIEAFLELVREKM; encoded by the coding sequence ATGGTGGTTGCCGACATTCACGGCATTCGCCCCGCCGAACTGGTAGCATTCCAGAAAAAAGGCGGAAAAGTAGTCGGCAGTTTCTGTATTCACGTGCCGGACGAAGTGGTCATTGCCGGAGGTGCCATTGAGGGACTTCCGTATCTTCACATTGAATCGGATTATTCGCAAGGCGATGCCGGTCAGTTTGCTACAAGAATAGAAGCCTTTTTGGAACTGGTCCGTGAGAAAATGTAA
- a CDS encoding acyl-CoA dehydratase activase, with the protein MDSTVTEITCHGRGAAFLADGNVTVIDIGGLDIKVIVLQNGKVLDFVMNDKCSAGTGKFLEVMANRLGLLLPEMFDYAAKGKEVKISSICTVFAESEVISLMGKGTPRGVTAGIRRCVFISEK; encoded by the coding sequence TTGGACAGCACCGTTACCGAAATCACCTGCCACGGACGCGGTGCTGCTTTTTTAGCGGATGGAAACGTAACGGTTATCGACATCGGCGGGCTGGATATCAAGGTGATTGTGCTGCAGAACGGGAAGGTGCTCGATTTTGTGATGAACGACAAATGCTCTGCCGGAACAGGCAAGTTTTTGGAAGTCATGGCAAATCGGCTCGGGCTTTTGCTGCCGGAGATGTTCGATTATGCCGCCAAAGGAAAAGAAGTAAAAATTTCTTCCATTTGTACGGTATTCGCCGAAAGCGAAGTTATCTCCCTGATGGGGAAAGGAACCCCGCGAGGCGTTACCGCAGGCATTCGGCGATGTGTATTTATCTCAGAAAAATAG
- the grdD gene encoding glycine/sarcosine/betaine reductase complex component C subunit alpha, whose protein sequence is MSSTKQQLADAFSLMAKGLETGAFAEAFPVGLTVPGSEHGEAELIRAAKLAAKANPGLDIVLIGGPKTEGFRWYEAPTLEDAHHKMEELFKTGEIKAAVTMHYTFPLGVTTIGKVVTPGFGKEMFIASTTGASDADRYKAMLLNTFAGIAVAKANGIETPTVGLLNIDGVATIEKALLKLQKAGYPIRFTESHRADGGVRMRGNDLLQGTPDVMVCDTLTGNVLMKLFSSFLTGGSYEASGSGYGPCAGKDMTDVVAIVSRASGAPVIAAALAYSARSAQANLQALCRAEVQAAEKAGLQAILDSLGAAKEASAETVAVPPKKAVTEEIHGIDVIDIENACKTLWKENIYAEAGMGCTGPVILLAGEDAEKARKILTAANYI, encoded by the coding sequence ATGAGCAGTACGAAACAACAACTGGCCGATGCATTCAGCTTGATGGCGAAGGGACTGGAAACAGGCGCCTTTGCGGAAGCTTTCCCGGTCGGCTTAACCGTTCCCGGCAGCGAGCACGGAGAAGCGGAGCTTATCCGCGCCGCAAAACTTGCCGCAAAGGCGAACCCCGGATTGGATATTGTGCTGATCGGCGGCCCAAAAACCGAGGGATTCCGCTGGTACGAAGCGCCGACGCTGGAAGATGCCCATCATAAAATGGAAGAATTGTTTAAAACGGGCGAAATAAAAGCCGCGGTAACAATGCACTACACTTTCCCGCTCGGCGTTACGACAATCGGAAAGGTGGTAACGCCCGGCTTCGGCAAAGAAATGTTTATTGCGTCCACCACCGGCGCCTCCGATGCCGACCGATATAAGGCAATGCTGTTAAACACCTTTGCCGGAATTGCCGTTGCAAAAGCAAACGGTATTGAAACTCCGACGGTCGGGCTTTTAAACATCGACGGCGTTGCAACGATTGAAAAAGCGCTGTTAAAGCTGCAAAAAGCAGGCTATCCGATACGCTTTACCGAATCGCACCGCGCCGACGGCGGCGTACGTATGCGCGGAAACGATTTGCTGCAGGGCACGCCCGATGTGATGGTCTGCGATACGTTAACCGGCAATGTGCTGATGAAGCTTTTCAGTTCCTTCTTAACGGGCGGCAGCTACGAAGCCTCCGGTTCCGGTTACGGCCCCTGCGCCGGTAAGGATATGACCGATGTCGTCGCGATTGTCTCCCGTGCGTCCGGGGCTCCGGTTATCGCCGCCGCTCTGGCATATTCCGCACGGAGCGCTCAAGCAAACTTACAGGCGCTGTGCCGTGCCGAGGTGCAAGCTGCCGAAAAAGCGGGTTTACAAGCCATACTCGATTCCTTAGGTGCTGCAAAAGAAGCGAGCGCCGAAACGGTAGCGGTGCCGCCTAAAAAGGCCGTTACGGAAGAAATCCACGGCATCGACGTTATCGATATAGAAAACGCCTGCAAGACGCTCTGGAAAGAGAACATCTATGCGGAAGCGGGAATGGGCTGTACCGGCCCCGTTATTCTCCTCGCCGGAGAAGATGCCGAAAAAGCGCGTAAGATTTTAACCGCAGCGAACTATATTTAA
- the grdC gene encoding glycine/sarcosine/betaine reductase complex component C subunit beta yields MKNAVIKGASYTLAYSPDLLKRNGSTQTAAIAKDPADPYIAAIPSHLRTFEQAVQYPPNQVYIGNKKPEDLPSIPEPWFKCTEKAERFGPFGEIATQKELYILMKYADVFELVYLTEEFTKEAATIIQNHPLMKDKAIALGEGHPKVDIEKLVQSHMAEGLYDNDVLVGCVKQAHDTDPNLSAHTMLENLVTKGTGILTAWHLAELEGINAADIDYIIECSEEAAGDVNQRGGGNIAKSVGEKAGCVHATGCDIRGFCAAPVHALANAAALVRSGIFKNVMVVAGGSVPKLGMNGKDHVKKDMPLIEDMVGGFAVLITEDDGVNPVINTDVIGKHTISSGSSPQAVMTALIYDPLNAAGMKITDVEKFAAELQNHEITAPAGAGNVPEANTKMIAALAVMKGQLERAKIAEFVKQYGVEGFAPTQGHIPSGVPFIGHARRDMLAGSLHRVMIIGKGSLFLGRLTNLFDGLSLLIEANNGKGSAGAAGGAGEAEIKKIVADAMRDVAARILAEDGAK; encoded by the coding sequence ATGAAAAACGCAGTGATTAAAGGGGCGAGCTATACGTTAGCATACAGCCCCGATCTGTTAAAACGGAACGGTTCAACTCAAACCGCAGCGATTGCGAAAGATCCTGCGGATCCCTATATTGCCGCTATTCCGTCTCATTTAAGAACTTTTGAACAGGCTGTTCAATATCCTCCCAATCAAGTGTATATCGGGAATAAAAAGCCTGAAGATTTACCCAGTATTCCCGAACCGTGGTTTAAGTGCACGGAAAAAGCCGAGCGCTTCGGGCCGTTCGGTGAAATTGCAACTCAAAAAGAACTCTATATTTTGATGAAGTACGCCGACGTTTTTGAACTGGTATACTTAACCGAAGAATTTACTAAAGAAGCGGCAACAATTATCCAAAATCATCCGCTCATGAAGGACAAGGCGATCGCGTTGGGCGAAGGCCATCCGAAAGTCGATATAGAAAAATTGGTGCAGTCTCACATGGCGGAAGGTTTATATGACAATGACGTGCTGGTCGGCTGCGTTAAACAAGCGCATGACACCGACCCGAACCTGAGCGCTCATACGATGTTGGAAAACCTTGTTACTAAGGGAACCGGTATTTTAACCGCATGGCATCTTGCAGAACTGGAAGGCATTAATGCGGCGGACATCGACTATATTATCGAGTGTTCGGAAGAAGCTGCGGGCGATGTAAACCAGCGCGGAGGCGGAAATATCGCAAAATCGGTCGGCGAAAAAGCAGGCTGTGTCCACGCTACCGGCTGCGATATCCGCGGTTTCTGTGCAGCGCCGGTACATGCCTTGGCCAATGCGGCAGCGCTTGTGCGGTCGGGCATCTTTAAGAACGTAATGGTTGTTGCCGGAGGTTCCGTACCAAAGCTCGGCATGAACGGTAAAGACCACGTAAAAAAAGATATGCCGCTCATTGAGGATATGGTCGGCGGTTTTGCCGTTTTGATTACGGAAGACGACGGTGTAAACCCCGTTATCAATACCGATGTCATCGGTAAGCATACGATTTCTTCCGGTTCTTCTCCGCAGGCGGTTATGACGGCGCTTATCTACGATCCGCTGAATGCGGCGGGGATGAAGATTACCGATGTCGAAAAATTCGCGGCGGAATTGCAGAACCACGAAATTACCGCTCCTGCCGGAGCCGGTAATGTGCCGGAAGCGAACACGAAGATGATTGCCGCGCTTGCGGTTATGAAGGGGCAGCTTGAACGCGCGAAAATTGCGGAATTTGTAAAGCAATACGGTGTGGAAGGTTTTGCACCTACTCAAGGGCACATTCCCTCCGGCGTTCCGTTTATCGGCCATGCGCGGCGGGATATGCTCGCAGGCAGTCTACACCGTGTGATGATTATCGGAAAGGGCAGCTTGTTCCTCGGCCGTTTGACAAACCTCTTTGACGGTTTAAGCCTTTTAATCGAAGCGAACAACGGCAAGGGAAGTGCCGGTGCTGCGGGCGGCGCCGGTGAAGCGGAAATTAAGAAGATTGTAGCCGATGCTATGCGCGATGTCGCTGCCCGTATTTTAGCGGAGGACGGAGCAAAATGA
- the nth gene encoding endonuclease III, which yields MDSTIKLLPADAVHTVYERLRQENPDPRSELHWKNVYTLLVAVVLSAQATDVGVNKATAPLFEKVDTPEQMLALGEEGLKGYINSINLYPTKAKRIIALSRILIEQYHSEVPHDRAALESLPGVGRKTANVVLNVGFGEPAIAVDTHILRTAPRIGLSNGTTPLEVEQDLLRITPEEFLLDAHHWILLHGRYVCKARNPDCAGCNLNDVCLKNGVTVLS from the coding sequence ATGGATTCTACAATTAAATTGCTCCCTGCCGATGCGGTTCACACGGTGTATGAACGGCTGAGGCAGGAGAACCCCGACCCGCGGAGCGAACTGCATTGGAAAAATGTCTACACACTGCTGGTTGCCGTAGTTCTTTCCGCACAGGCGACCGATGTCGGGGTAAATAAGGCAACGGCGCCTCTTTTTGAAAAGGTAGATACGCCGGAACAAATGCTCGCCCTCGGTGAAGAGGGGTTGAAAGGCTATATCAATTCCATCAACTTATACCCGACAAAGGCGAAGCGGATTATAGCGCTTAGCCGAATTTTGATCGAGCAATATCATTCGGAAGTGCCGCATGACCGTGCCGCATTGGAGAGTCTCCCGGGCGTTGGGCGGAAAACGGCGAATGTTGTGCTGAATGTAGGCTTTGGAGAACCTGCGATAGCGGTCGACACGCATATTTTGCGGACTGCTCCGCGTATCGGGCTGTCGAACGGAACAACGCCGCTGGAGGTGGAACAGGATTTACTGCGCATAACGCCCGAAGAATTTTTGCTGGATGCTCACCATTGGATACTGCTGCACGGCCGATATGTCTGCAAAGCCCGCAATCCCGATTGTGCAGGATGTAATCTCAATGATGTATGCCTAAAAAACGGGGTGACAGTTCTGTCTTAA
- a CDS encoding cysteine hydrolase family protein, giving the protein MSDVLAVIDMQNDFVSGSLGTKEAQAIVQNVVKRIETFKGDIVFTQDTHSNSYLQSQEGRFLPVQHCIKNTAGWELVEPVKKLIIGQVYEKPTFGSLSLAEALKNLNKKTPIHSITLIGLCTDICVVSNALLLKAFFPEVPIHVDAACCAGTTPENHKAALQVMRMCQIIIENE; this is encoded by the coding sequence ATGAGCGATGTGTTAGCGGTTATCGATATGCAGAATGATTTTGTCAGCGGAAGTTTGGGTACAAAGGAAGCTCAGGCAATCGTTCAAAATGTTGTAAAAAGGATTGAGACCTTTAAGGGGGACATTGTTTTTACGCAGGATACGCATTCAAATTCCTATTTGCAATCACAGGAAGGAAGGTTTTTACCTGTTCAGCATTGCATAAAAAACACGGCAGGATGGGAGCTTGTCGAGCCGGTTAAAAAACTCATAATCGGGCAAGTCTATGAAAAACCTACGTTCGGTTCACTTTCGTTGGCGGAAGCCTTAAAAAATTTAAATAAAAAAACACCGATTCATTCTATTACGCTGATAGGATTATGTACGGATATTTGTGTCGTGTCGAATGCGCTGCTGTTAAAAGCTTTTTTCCCCGAAGTGCCCATTCATGTTGATGCTGCTTGCTGTGCAGGAACAACGCCCGAAAATCACAAGGCGGCGCTGCAGGTTATGCGTATGTGCCAAATTATTATCGAAAATGAATAA
- the glpK gene encoding glycerol kinase GlpK, with the protein MKKYILSFDQGTTSSRAILFDKTGAIIATAQQEFTQIFPKSGWVEHDAMEIWGTQSGVARQVLEETGTRPDEVAAIGITNQRETTVVWDKHTGKPVYNAIVWQCRRTASICDELKAKGWTDTIRQKTGLILDAYFSGTKIKWILDNVAGARERANRGELLFGNIDTWLIWNLTRGKVHVTDYSNASRTMLFNINTLQWDDEILKELNIPRLMLPEVKPSSCVYGNTDEHTFGGADIPIAGAAGDQQAALFGQACFDAGMAKNTYGTGCFLLMNTGTTPIISQNGLLTTIAWGIGDTVSYALEGSIFVAGAAVQWLRDQLRLVYDAAETEYYAERVEDTNGVYVVPAFTGLGAPYWDMYARGAIVGLSRGAKREHIVRATLESIAYRTRDVLSAMEKDSGIMLKALKVDGGAAVNNFLMQFQADILNVPVHRPQVLETTALGAAYLAGLAVGFWKDMEEIKRNWAVDRAFTVQMDEAARTQRYAGWQKAITRAMNWDS; encoded by the coding sequence ATGAAAAAGTACATTTTATCATTTGATCAGGGAACAACCAGTTCCCGCGCTATTTTATTCGATAAAACGGGAGCAATTATCGCAACTGCGCAGCAGGAGTTCACCCAGATTTTTCCGAAATCGGGATGGGTGGAACATGATGCAATGGAAATTTGGGGTACGCAAAGCGGTGTTGCGCGTCAGGTATTGGAAGAAACGGGAACACGCCCCGATGAGGTTGCGGCGATCGGGATTACCAACCAACGGGAAACCACAGTCGTGTGGGATAAACATACCGGAAAACCCGTGTACAATGCCATTGTGTGGCAGTGCCGCCGCACCGCTTCGATATGCGATGAGCTCAAAGCGAAGGGTTGGACGGATACCATACGGCAAAAGACAGGGCTTATTCTCGACGCTTATTTCTCCGGTACAAAAATAAAATGGATACTCGATAATGTAGCGGGAGCGCGCGAGCGAGCGAATAGGGGAGAGCTGCTGTTCGGCAATATCGATACGTGGCTTATCTGGAATTTAACCCGCGGCAAAGTGCATGTGACGGACTACAGCAATGCATCCCGTACAATGCTATTCAATATTAATACCCTGCAATGGGATGATGAAATCCTTAAAGAATTGAATATTCCCCGTTTGATGCTGCCTGAGGTAAAGCCGTCGAGCTGTGTATACGGTAATACGGATGAGCATACTTTCGGCGGTGCCGATATCCCTATTGCAGGAGCTGCGGGAGATCAGCAGGCAGCACTCTTCGGACAAGCGTGCTTCGATGCGGGCATGGCGAAGAACACCTACGGTACCGGCTGCTTTCTGCTGATGAATACCGGCACTACGCCGATTATTTCGCAGAACGGCCTTTTAACGACAATCGCATGGGGCATCGGAGATACGGTGTCTTACGCGCTTGAGGGGAGCATCTTCGTAGCGGGAGCTGCCGTACAATGGCTGCGGGATCAATTAAGGCTAGTGTACGACGCTGCAGAAACGGAATACTATGCGGAACGGGTGGAAGATACCAACGGCGTATATGTTGTGCCCGCCTTTACCGGCCTCGGCGCTCCGTATTGGGATATGTATGCGCGGGGTGCGATTGTAGGCTTGAGCCGCGGCGCAAAGCGTGAACACATCGTCCGCGCCACCCTAGAATCGATTGCCTACCGGACGCGGGATGTCCTTTCCGCAATGGAAAAGGATTCCGGCATTATGCTTAAAGCGCTAAAAGTGGACGGAGGCGCGGCAGTCAACAATTTTTTGATGCAGTTCCAAGCCGATATTTTGAACGTGCCGGTACATCGGCCGCAGGTGCTGGAAACAACCGCGCTCGGCGCCGCGTACTTGGCGGGACTTGCAGTAGGTTTCTGGAAGGACATGGAAGAAATTAAACGCAACTGGGCAGTAGACCGCGCGTTTACCGTTCAAATGGACGAAGCGGCGCGCACACAGCGTTATGCAGGTTGGCAAAAAGCGATAACACGTGCCATGAATTGGGACAGCTAG